A DNA window from Streptomyces parvus contains the following coding sequences:
- the araA gene encoding L-arabinose isomerase, whose translation MPLAPTDSEVWFLTGSQSLYGEDTLAQVAAQSRQICETIAADAPAGPTVRIVWKPVLTEADAIRRMCLDAEADDRCIGLIAWMHTFSPAKMWITGLASLRKPLLHLHTQANRRLPWSTIDMDFMNLNQAAHGDREFGHIQSRIGVARKTVTGHVASPDVSHRIGAWTRAAVGRAEFARLRLARFGDNMRDVAVTEGDKVEAQFRFGTSVNTYGVNELVAAVDAVDDSAVAALTEEYADRYTLAAELLPGKERHASLRYAARIEAGLRGFLTDGGFSAFTTNFEDLGGLRQLPGLAVQRLMADGYGFGGEGDWKTSALLRATKAMAHGLPGGTSFMEDYTYDLAPESGLVLGAHMLEVCPSLAAATPSCEIHPLSIGGREDPVRLVFDAAPAPGVVVGLADMGSRFRLVANRIDVVGPPEPLPLLPVARAVWRPEPDLRTSTEAWLTAGAPHHTVLTTALGREEFEDLADMLAVELAFIDADTTVRRFAQELRWNQAYHRLADAL comes from the coding sequence ATGCCCCTCGCCCCCACCGACAGCGAAGTCTGGTTCCTGACCGGCAGCCAGTCGCTCTACGGCGAGGACACACTCGCCCAAGTGGCCGCTCAGTCGCGGCAGATATGCGAGACGATCGCCGCCGACGCCCCTGCCGGGCCGACCGTGCGCATCGTGTGGAAGCCCGTTCTGACCGAGGCGGACGCGATCCGCCGGATGTGCCTGGACGCCGAGGCGGACGACCGCTGCATCGGTCTCATCGCCTGGATGCACACCTTCTCCCCCGCCAAGATGTGGATCACCGGGCTCGCCTCACTGCGGAAGCCCCTCCTTCACCTGCACACCCAGGCGAACCGCCGACTTCCCTGGTCCACGATCGACATGGACTTCATGAATCTCAACCAAGCAGCCCACGGGGACCGCGAGTTCGGCCACATCCAGTCGCGTATCGGCGTCGCCCGCAAGACCGTGACCGGGCACGTCGCATCGCCCGACGTGTCCCACCGCATCGGGGCCTGGACGCGGGCCGCCGTCGGACGCGCCGAGTTCGCCCGTCTGCGCCTCGCCCGCTTCGGGGACAACATGCGGGATGTCGCGGTCACCGAAGGCGACAAGGTCGAGGCCCAGTTCAGGTTCGGCACGTCCGTCAACACCTACGGCGTGAACGAGTTGGTGGCGGCCGTGGACGCCGTGGACGACAGCGCCGTCGCGGCGCTCACCGAGGAGTACGCCGACCGTTACACGCTGGCTGCCGAGCTGCTCCCCGGCAAGGAGCGCCACGCGTCCCTGCGGTACGCGGCCAGGATCGAGGCCGGACTGCGCGGCTTCCTCACCGACGGCGGCTTCAGCGCGTTCACCACCAACTTCGAGGACCTGGGCGGCCTGCGGCAGTTGCCCGGTCTCGCGGTCCAGCGGCTGATGGCCGACGGTTACGGCTTCGGGGGCGAGGGCGACTGGAAGACCTCGGCGCTGCTGCGGGCCACGAAGGCCATGGCGCACGGGCTGCCGGGCGGCACCTCCTTCATGGAGGACTACACCTACGACCTCGCTCCGGAGAGCGGTCTCGTCCTGGGGGCCCACATGCTGGAGGTGTGCCCGTCCCTCGCCGCCGCCACGCCCTCCTGCGAGATCCACCCGCTGAGCATCGGCGGGCGTGAGGACCCGGTCCGCCTGGTGTTCGACGCGGCGCCCGCCCCCGGAGTCGTGGTGGGACTGGCCGACATGGGCTCCCGGTTCCGGCTGGTGGCCAACCGGATCGACGTCGTGGGGCCGCCCGAACCACTGCCCCTGCTGCCCGTGGCCCGCGCGGTCTGGCGCCCGGAACCCGACCTGCGCACCTCCACGGAGGCGTGGCTGACCGCCGGGGCCCCGCACCACACCGTGCTCACCACGGCGCTGGGCCGCGAGGAGTTCGAGGACCTGGCCGACATGCTGGCCGTGGAACTCGCGTTCATCGACGCGGACACCACCGTACGCCGGTTCGCCCAGGAGCTCCGCTGGAACCAGGCCTACCACCGACTGGCCGACGCCCTGTGA
- the araD gene encoding L-ribulose-5-phosphate 4-epimerase AraD: MSRSAFASLRGEVLAANLRIPRAGLATLTWGNVSGVDREAGVFAIKPSGVPYDRLSEEHLVVVALDDGRVVEGELRPSTDTETHRSLYRAFPSIGGITHTHSPHAVAFAQARRPIPVLGTTHADTFDGPVPVTEPLTAEQCAADYEFNTGQVIVELLRGDDERARTVPAALVAHHGPFTWGVDADASLEHAVICEAVAEMALHTLSLGAAQPPQHLLDRHFTRKHGAGAYYGNPGAV, from the coding sequence ATGTCCCGCTCCGCTTTCGCGTCGCTGCGCGGCGAGGTCCTGGCCGCCAATCTGCGCATCCCAAGAGCAGGTCTGGCCACCCTGACCTGGGGCAATGTGAGCGGGGTCGACCGGGAGGCCGGCGTGTTCGCCATCAAGCCCTCGGGGGTGCCGTACGACCGGCTGAGCGAGGAGCATCTGGTCGTCGTCGCCCTGGACGACGGCCGGGTGGTCGAGGGGGAGCTGCGTCCCTCGACGGACACCGAGACGCACCGGAGCCTCTACCGGGCCTTCCCGTCGATCGGCGGGATCACGCACACCCACTCCCCGCACGCCGTGGCCTTCGCCCAGGCCCGCCGCCCGATCCCGGTGCTCGGCACGACGCACGCGGACACCTTCGACGGCCCGGTGCCGGTCACCGAGCCGCTCACCGCCGAACAGTGCGCCGCCGACTACGAGTTCAACACCGGGCAGGTCATCGTGGAACTGCTCCGAGGGGACGACGAACGGGCCCGGACGGTGCCCGCCGCCCTCGTCGCGCACCACGGCCCCTTCACCTGGGGTGTGGACGCCGACGCCTCGCTGGAGCACGCGGTGATCTGCGAGGCGGTCGCGGAGATGGCGCTGCACACGCTCTCCCTGGGGGCCGCACAGCCCCCTCAGCATCTGCTGGACCGCCACTTCACCCGTAAACACGGCGCGGGAGCCTATTACGGCAACCCCGGGGCCGTATGA
- a CDS encoding (5-formylfuran-3-yl)methyl phosphate synthase, which translates to MLLLISPDGVEEALACAKAADHLDIVDVKKPDEGSLGANFPWVIREIRGAVPADKPVSATVGDVPYKPGTVAQAALGAAVSGATYIKVGLYGCTTPDQAIEVMRGVVRAVKDFRPDAFVVASGYADAHRIGCVSPLALPDIARRSGSDAAMLDTAIKDGTRLFDHVPPEACGEFVRLAHDAGLLAALAGSVKREDLALLTRIGTDIVGVRGAVCEGGDRNAGRIQPRLVAEFRAEMDRHAREHAATPAAS; encoded by the coding sequence TTGCTGCTGCTCATCTCCCCGGACGGCGTCGAGGAAGCCCTCGCGTGCGCGAAGGCGGCGGACCACCTCGACATCGTCGATGTGAAGAAGCCCGACGAGGGCTCGCTCGGTGCGAACTTCCCCTGGGTCATCCGGGAGATCCGCGGGGCGGTCCCGGCGGACAAGCCGGTGTCGGCGACGGTCGGAGACGTCCCGTACAAGCCCGGCACGGTGGCGCAGGCCGCGCTCGGCGCGGCGGTCTCCGGAGCCACCTACATCAAGGTCGGCCTCTACGGGTGCACGACGCCCGACCAGGCCATCGAGGTGATGCGCGGAGTGGTACGGGCCGTCAAGGACTTCCGGCCGGACGCGTTCGTCGTCGCCTCGGGCTATGCCGACGCCCACCGGATCGGTTGTGTGAGCCCGCTCGCGCTGCCCGACATCGCCCGCCGCTCCGGCTCCGACGCGGCGATGCTCGACACCGCGATCAAGGACGGGACCCGGCTGTTCGACCATGTGCCGCCGGAAGCCTGCGGGGAGTTCGTCCGGCTGGCCCACGACGCCGGGCTGCTCGCCGCGCTCGCGGGCAGCGTGAAGCGGGAGGACCTCGCCCTGCTGACCCGGATCGGGACGGACATCGTGGGCGTACGCGGGGCTGTCTGCGAGGGCGGCGACCGCAACGCGGGGCGGATCCAGCCGCGGTTGGTGGCCGAGTTCCGGGCGGAGATGGACCGGCACGCCCGGGAACACGCGGCGACCCCGGCCGCGAGCTGA
- a CDS encoding aldehyde dehydrogenase family protein, translated as MAPYQPGPAPAAAGERFSVLDPATGEVFDEAPDQRAEELDAAVGRAHEAWRSWRSDPAARAAALLASADAVEAAGPELAPLLTREQGKPLTESYAEIARTAARLRWFAGSAPEPRTITDGRAVHSEIRWRPLGPVAAIVPWNFPLQLASAKFAPALAAGNTVVLKPSPFTPLATRLLGSVLSAALPDGVLTVITGREPLGALLASHPGIRHVTFTGSVPTGRAVAAGAASGLARVTLELGGNDAAILLDDVDVERIADRLFWAAFRNCGQVCMAVKRVYVPARLHDRVVEALAARAKAVVVGAGLDPGTELGPLNNAAQLARVERYTARALADGARAVAGGHRLDRPGYFHAPTVLTDVPSDSPVVTEEQFGPVLPVLAYGSVDEAVDAANATRFGLGGSVWGADLDRAEAVAGRLECGTAWINHHAELSLAQPFAGVKESGVGVAGGPWGLYGNLSPFVVHRPQEDRP; from the coding sequence GTGGCGCCGTATCAGCCCGGCCCCGCCCCCGCGGCCGCCGGTGAGCGCTTCAGCGTGCTCGACCCGGCGACGGGCGAGGTCTTCGACGAGGCTCCCGACCAGCGGGCGGAGGAGCTGGACGCGGCGGTCGGCCGGGCGCACGAGGCCTGGCGGAGCTGGCGGTCCGACCCCGCCGCCCGTGCCGCCGCCCTGCTCGCGTCCGCCGACGCCGTGGAGGCGGCCGGGCCGGAGCTCGCGCCCCTGCTCACCCGCGAGCAGGGCAAACCCCTGACCGAGTCGTACGCGGAGATCGCCCGCACGGCGGCCCGGCTGCGGTGGTTCGCCGGGTCGGCCCCCGAGCCCCGGACGATCACGGACGGCCGGGCCGTGCACAGCGAGATCCGCTGGCGGCCGCTCGGGCCCGTCGCCGCCATCGTCCCGTGGAACTTCCCGCTCCAGCTCGCCTCGGCGAAGTTCGCGCCCGCGCTCGCCGCGGGCAACACGGTGGTGCTCAAGCCCTCCCCCTTCACACCGCTGGCCACCCGGCTGCTGGGGTCCGTCCTGTCCGCCGCCCTGCCCGACGGCGTGCTGACGGTGATCACCGGCCGTGAACCCCTCGGCGCGCTCCTCGCCTCCCACCCGGGGATCCGCCATGTGACGTTCACGGGTTCGGTCCCCACCGGGCGGGCCGTCGCGGCGGGCGCGGCGTCCGGCCTCGCCCGGGTCACCCTGGAGCTGGGCGGCAACGACGCCGCGATCCTGCTGGACGACGTGGACGTGGAGCGGATCGCGGACCGGCTCTTCTGGGCGGCGTTCCGCAACTGCGGGCAGGTCTGCATGGCGGTCAAACGCGTCTACGTCCCGGCCCGGCTCCACGACCGGGTGGTGGAGGCCCTGGCGGCACGGGCGAAGGCGGTGGTCGTCGGGGCGGGCCTCGACCCGGGCACGGAGCTGGGGCCGCTCAACAACGCCGCCCAGCTGGCCCGGGTGGAGCGGTACACGGCGAGGGCCCTCGCGGACGGGGCCAGAGCCGTGGCCGGGGGCCACCGGCTGGACCGGCCGGGCTACTTCCACGCCCCGACGGTCCTGACGGACGTCCCATCCGACAGCCCGGTGGTGACGGAGGAGCAGTTCGGCCCGGTCCTGCCGGTGCTGGCGTACGGGAGCGTCGACGAGGCCGTCGACGCGGCCAACGCCACCCGCTTCGGGCTGGGCGGCTCGGTGTGGGGCGCCGACCTGGACCGGGCCGAGGCGGTGGCGGGGCGGCTGGAGTGCGGGACGGCGTGGATCAACCACCACGCCGAACTCTCCCTCGCCCAGCCCTTCGCCGGGGTCAAGGAGAGCGGCGTCGGCGTCGCGGGCGGGCCGTGGGGGCTGTACGGCAACCTCAGCCCCTTTGTCGTACACCGGCCCCAGGAGGACCGGCCGTGA